One part of the Entelurus aequoreus isolate RoL-2023_Sb linkage group LG05, RoL_Eaeq_v1.1, whole genome shotgun sequence genome encodes these proteins:
- the cchcr1 gene encoding coiled-coil alpha-helical rod protein 1 isoform X1: MMDGYNTGKEKLIKPTDFTSPAISKKPQDDLVPPSYFASSVQATTLPAMDQISDTRQCVSWMNSSVPPALPKDPWRVFTQSQQDISTLSKENQCTRVLRGHNIGGDTPEDNPSDLRTRSTERGEQPSRWEIEWCLEAEKHKAEAERLTEQMETLKEAEQRYREEMRVKDNANSRQSHDLETMHQEISKLRTEHSQMKEELIHCRAQKETISSKLQILQRESDEELVKLRKEREAKGEMSRQQEAENQSFRLSQQLQQMQEEEMRLLRDSPYVELEAAKKCNIELQSKFQTVNQEALQLKSSLTMVSGERDELKEQLRQTIQANKTLSETLHSLRNYIGQPVNDKGELEDVERLTKENSALQRTAELLTVRFNSMSEIVSLQENKMLKEASKDPLVTKRPDGLHALHLWRNKVFKLSVQLRLKDVELRRKREQHFSQLKFMEQQLQEEQYRTTLLQRNLDAKIAELDQEKVEKETLRHNLAQACKEIQQLKECRRSKEAEMKSTTEAVHGFSLAFHHRMAKVDAAQAKLNTLGQRLNFARGRVETVQALFMRRVALHKVQQASKQTEQAAESIRHLQTELSLECKENTKLRHELKRTPKLIEKALADMKEQYENKLGQKQQELEQICVEVQHVMSGREEVQQNLQQVLDQLEDSKVTQEKLQCELLSQKEHSEQVLEARILEIESRCAEKLSEMEVQVNKAEREHTKAVKTLAQFEVLRRDRESEEIERHRRQLQAVVAQRAPSTDIPRACTSALQNVAGTLSDKSGFTTGEQEVRFRTLLKDLQVLSVAVLNSSEDSEEEEHS; this comes from the exons AAAAACCCCAGGATGACTTGGTGCCTCCATCATATTTTGCATCAAGTGTCCAGGCTACTACACTGCCTGCAATGGATCAAATCTCAGACACACGACAGTGTGTCTCCTGGATGAACTCTAGTGTCCCACCAGCTTTACCGAAAGATCCATGGCGTGTTTTCACTCAGAGCCAACAAGACATATCAACGCTGAGTAAAGAAAATCAGTGCACCAGGGTGCTGCGAGGACACAACATAGGAGGGGACACTCCAGAGGATAACCCGTCAGATTTGAGGACAAG ATCCACCGAGAGAGGCGAGCAGCCGTCCAGATGGGAAATAGAGTGGTGTCTGGAGGCTGAAAAGCACAAAGCAGAGGCTGAGCGGTTGACAGAGCAGATGGAGACCCTGAAGGAGGCTGAGCAGAGATATCGGGAAGAGATGAGAGTCAAAGACAATGCCAACAGCAG GCAGAGTCACGATTTGGAGACAATGCATCAAGAAATAAGCAAGTTGAGGACTGAACACAGCCAAATGAAAGAAGAGCTCATACACTGTCGTGCACAGAAGGAGACAATAAGCTCAAAG CTACAAATACTTCAGAGGGAGTCTGATGAGGAACTTGTGAAGCTGAGGAAGGAGAGGGAAGCTAAAGGAGAGATGAGCAGGCAGCAGGAGGCAGAAAACCAGTCTTTTAGATTGTCACAGCAATTGCAACAAATGCAAGAGGAAGAG ATGAGACTCTTGCGCGACTCGCCCTACGTGGAGTTAGAAGCGgccaaaaaatgtaatattgaacTGCAGAGCAAATTTCAGACTGTGAACCAAGAGGCGCTGCAGCTGAAAAGCAGTCTGACAATGGTGTCTGGGGAGAGAGATGAGCTAAAGGAACAACTAAG ACAAACCATACAAGCCAATAAGACACTATCGGAAACTTTGCATAGCCTACGGAATTACATTGGCCAGCCGGTCAACGACAAAGGAGAGTTGGAAGATGTTGAG aggCTGACCAAAGAGAATTCAGCATTACAGAGAACCGCAGAGCTTTTGACTGTTAGATTTAACTCCATGAGTGAGATTGTCTCCCTCCAAGAAAATAAGATGCTGAAGGAG GCCTCAAAAGACCCACTGGTGACAAAACGACCTGATGGCCTCCATGCGCTTCACCTGTGGAGGAACAAGGTGTTCAAACTGAGCGTCCAGCTCCGCTTGAAGGACGTGGAGCTGCGACGCAAGAGAGAACAGCATTTCTCACAG CTCAAATTCATGGAGCAACAGCTTCAGGAGGAGCAGTATCGCACAACTCTCCTCCAGCGTAATCTCGACGCCAAGATAGCTGAGCTGGACCAGGAGAAAGTGGAAAAGGAG ACTTTGCGACATAACTTGGCACAGGCTTGCAAAGAGATCCAACAGCTGAAAGAATGTCGTCGAAGCAAAGAGGCGGAAATGAAAAGCACAACAGAGGCTGTGCACGG GTTTAGTCTTGCATTTCACCATCGCATGGCAAAAGTGGATGCCGCACAAGCAAAACTCAACACCCTTGGTCAGAGGTTGAATTTCGCCAGAGGCCGAGTAGAGACAGTCCAAG CTTTGTTCATGAGGAGAGTTGCTCTGCACAAAGTCCAGCAGGCCAGTAAACAGACAGAACAGGCTGCTGAGAG CATTAGACATTTGCAGACAGAACTTAGTTTGGAGTGCAAAGAGAACACCAAACTCAGGCATGAGCTCAAAAGAACCCCAAAGTTGATTGAAAAGGCATTGGCCGACATGAAAGAACAGT ATGAGAACAAGCTGGGACAGAAGCAGCAGGAGCTAGAGCAGATCTGCGTGGAGGTCCAGCATGTCATGTCTGGCAGAGAGGAGGTCCAGCAGAATCTGCAGCAGGTCTTGGACCAGTTAGAGGACAGCAAAGTGACGCAGGAGAAACTCCAGTGTGAACTGCTCAGCCAGAAGGAGCACAGCGAACAAG TCCTGGAGGCACGGATATTAGAGATCGAGAGCCGCTGTGCTGAAAAGCTGAGCGAGATGGAGGTCCAAGTTAATAAGGCTGAGAGAGAGCACACCAAAGCAG TTAAGACTTTAGCGCAGTTTGAGGTACTAAGGAGGGACAGAGAAAGCGAAGAGATCGAGCGGCACAGACGCCAACTGCAG GCTGTCGTGGCGCAGAGAGCGCCGAGCACTGACATTCCCAGAGCTTGCACCTCAGCTCTGCAAAATGTTGCAGGAACTCTTTCAGACAAGAGTGGCTTTACGACTGGAGAACAAGAAG TGAGATTCCGTACTCTTTTGAAGGATCTCCAGGTGCTCAGTGTTGCGGTGCTAAACAGCTCAGAGGACTCTGAAGAGGAGGAGCACAGCTGA
- the cchcr1 gene encoding coiled-coil alpha-helical rod protein 1 isoform X2 encodes MMDGYNTGKEKLIKPTDFTSPAISKKPQDDLVPPSYFASSVQATTLPAMDQISDTRQCVSWMNSSVPPALPKDPWRVFTQSQQDISTLSKENQCTRVLRGHNIGGDTPEDNPSDLRTRSTERGEQPSRWEIEWCLEAEKHKAEAERLTEQMETLKEAEQRYREEMRVKDNANSRQSHDLETMHQEISKLRTEHSQMKEELIHCRAQKETISSKLQILQRESDEELVKLRKEREAKGEMSRQQEAENQSFRLSQQLQQMQEEEMRLLRDSPYVELEAAKKCNIELQSKFQTVNQEALQLKSSLTMVSGERDELKEQLRQTIQANKTLSETLHSLRNYIGQPVNDKGELEDVERLTKENSALQRTAELLTVRFNSMSEIVSLQENKMLKEASKDPLVTKRPDGLHALHLWRNKVFKLSVQLRLKDVELRRKREQHFSQLKFMEQQLQEEQYRTTLLQRNLDAKIAELDQEKVEKETLRHNLAQACKEIQQLKECRRSKEAEMKSTTEAVHGFSLAFHHRMAKVDAAQAKLNTLGQRLNFARGRVETVQALFMRRVALHKVQQASKQTEQAAESIRHLQTELSLECKENTKLRHELKRTPKLIEKALADMKEQYENKLGQKQQELEQICVEVQHVMSGREEVQQNLQQVLDQLEDSKVTQEKLQCELLSQKEHSEQVLEARILEIESRCAEKLSEMEVQVNKAEREHTKAVKTLAQFEVLRRDRESEEIERHRRQLQAVVAQRAPSTDIPRACTSALQNVAGTLSDKSGFTTGEQEGSPGAQCCGAKQLRGL; translated from the exons AAAAACCCCAGGATGACTTGGTGCCTCCATCATATTTTGCATCAAGTGTCCAGGCTACTACACTGCCTGCAATGGATCAAATCTCAGACACACGACAGTGTGTCTCCTGGATGAACTCTAGTGTCCCACCAGCTTTACCGAAAGATCCATGGCGTGTTTTCACTCAGAGCCAACAAGACATATCAACGCTGAGTAAAGAAAATCAGTGCACCAGGGTGCTGCGAGGACACAACATAGGAGGGGACACTCCAGAGGATAACCCGTCAGATTTGAGGACAAG ATCCACCGAGAGAGGCGAGCAGCCGTCCAGATGGGAAATAGAGTGGTGTCTGGAGGCTGAAAAGCACAAAGCAGAGGCTGAGCGGTTGACAGAGCAGATGGAGACCCTGAAGGAGGCTGAGCAGAGATATCGGGAAGAGATGAGAGTCAAAGACAATGCCAACAGCAG GCAGAGTCACGATTTGGAGACAATGCATCAAGAAATAAGCAAGTTGAGGACTGAACACAGCCAAATGAAAGAAGAGCTCATACACTGTCGTGCACAGAAGGAGACAATAAGCTCAAAG CTACAAATACTTCAGAGGGAGTCTGATGAGGAACTTGTGAAGCTGAGGAAGGAGAGGGAAGCTAAAGGAGAGATGAGCAGGCAGCAGGAGGCAGAAAACCAGTCTTTTAGATTGTCACAGCAATTGCAACAAATGCAAGAGGAAGAG ATGAGACTCTTGCGCGACTCGCCCTACGTGGAGTTAGAAGCGgccaaaaaatgtaatattgaacTGCAGAGCAAATTTCAGACTGTGAACCAAGAGGCGCTGCAGCTGAAAAGCAGTCTGACAATGGTGTCTGGGGAGAGAGATGAGCTAAAGGAACAACTAAG ACAAACCATACAAGCCAATAAGACACTATCGGAAACTTTGCATAGCCTACGGAATTACATTGGCCAGCCGGTCAACGACAAAGGAGAGTTGGAAGATGTTGAG aggCTGACCAAAGAGAATTCAGCATTACAGAGAACCGCAGAGCTTTTGACTGTTAGATTTAACTCCATGAGTGAGATTGTCTCCCTCCAAGAAAATAAGATGCTGAAGGAG GCCTCAAAAGACCCACTGGTGACAAAACGACCTGATGGCCTCCATGCGCTTCACCTGTGGAGGAACAAGGTGTTCAAACTGAGCGTCCAGCTCCGCTTGAAGGACGTGGAGCTGCGACGCAAGAGAGAACAGCATTTCTCACAG CTCAAATTCATGGAGCAACAGCTTCAGGAGGAGCAGTATCGCACAACTCTCCTCCAGCGTAATCTCGACGCCAAGATAGCTGAGCTGGACCAGGAGAAAGTGGAAAAGGAG ACTTTGCGACATAACTTGGCACAGGCTTGCAAAGAGATCCAACAGCTGAAAGAATGTCGTCGAAGCAAAGAGGCGGAAATGAAAAGCACAACAGAGGCTGTGCACGG GTTTAGTCTTGCATTTCACCATCGCATGGCAAAAGTGGATGCCGCACAAGCAAAACTCAACACCCTTGGTCAGAGGTTGAATTTCGCCAGAGGCCGAGTAGAGACAGTCCAAG CTTTGTTCATGAGGAGAGTTGCTCTGCACAAAGTCCAGCAGGCCAGTAAACAGACAGAACAGGCTGCTGAGAG CATTAGACATTTGCAGACAGAACTTAGTTTGGAGTGCAAAGAGAACACCAAACTCAGGCATGAGCTCAAAAGAACCCCAAAGTTGATTGAAAAGGCATTGGCCGACATGAAAGAACAGT ATGAGAACAAGCTGGGACAGAAGCAGCAGGAGCTAGAGCAGATCTGCGTGGAGGTCCAGCATGTCATGTCTGGCAGAGAGGAGGTCCAGCAGAATCTGCAGCAGGTCTTGGACCAGTTAGAGGACAGCAAAGTGACGCAGGAGAAACTCCAGTGTGAACTGCTCAGCCAGAAGGAGCACAGCGAACAAG TCCTGGAGGCACGGATATTAGAGATCGAGAGCCGCTGTGCTGAAAAGCTGAGCGAGATGGAGGTCCAAGTTAATAAGGCTGAGAGAGAGCACACCAAAGCAG TTAAGACTTTAGCGCAGTTTGAGGTACTAAGGAGGGACAGAGAAAGCGAAGAGATCGAGCGGCACAGACGCCAACTGCAG GCTGTCGTGGCGCAGAGAGCGCCGAGCACTGACATTCCCAGAGCTTGCACCTCAGCTCTGCAAAATGTTGCAGGAACTCTTTCAGACAAGAGTGGCTTTACGACTGGAGAACAAGAAG GATCTCCAGGTGCTCAGTGTTGCGGTGCTAAACAGCTCAGAGGACTCTGA
- the cchcr1 gene encoding coiled-coil alpha-helical rod protein 1 isoform X3: protein METLKEAEQRYREEMRVKDNANSRQSHDLETMHQEISKLRTEHSQMKEELIHCRAQKETISSKLQILQRESDEELVKLRKEREAKGEMSRQQEAENQSFRLSQQLQQMQEEEMRLLRDSPYVELEAAKKCNIELQSKFQTVNQEALQLKSSLTMVSGERDELKEQLRQTIQANKTLSETLHSLRNYIGQPVNDKGELEDVERLTKENSALQRTAELLTVRFNSMSEIVSLQENKMLKEASKDPLVTKRPDGLHALHLWRNKVFKLSVQLRLKDVELRRKREQHFSQLKFMEQQLQEEQYRTTLLQRNLDAKIAELDQEKVEKETLRHNLAQACKEIQQLKECRRSKEAEMKSTTEAVHGFSLAFHHRMAKVDAAQAKLNTLGQRLNFARGRVETVQALFMRRVALHKVQQASKQTEQAAESIRHLQTELSLECKENTKLRHELKRTPKLIEKALADMKEQYENKLGQKQQELEQICVEVQHVMSGREEVQQNLQQVLDQLEDSKVTQEKLQCELLSQKEHSEQVLEARILEIESRCAEKLSEMEVQVNKAEREHTKAVKTLAQFEVLRRDRESEEIERHRRQLQAVVAQRAPSTDIPRACTSALQNVAGTLSDKSGFTTGEQEVRFRTLLKDLQVLSVAVLNSSEDSEEEEHS, encoded by the exons ATGGAGACCCTGAAGGAGGCTGAGCAGAGATATCGGGAAGAGATGAGAGTCAAAGACAATGCCAACAGCAG GCAGAGTCACGATTTGGAGACAATGCATCAAGAAATAAGCAAGTTGAGGACTGAACACAGCCAAATGAAAGAAGAGCTCATACACTGTCGTGCACAGAAGGAGACAATAAGCTCAAAG CTACAAATACTTCAGAGGGAGTCTGATGAGGAACTTGTGAAGCTGAGGAAGGAGAGGGAAGCTAAAGGAGAGATGAGCAGGCAGCAGGAGGCAGAAAACCAGTCTTTTAGATTGTCACAGCAATTGCAACAAATGCAAGAGGAAGAG ATGAGACTCTTGCGCGACTCGCCCTACGTGGAGTTAGAAGCGgccaaaaaatgtaatattgaacTGCAGAGCAAATTTCAGACTGTGAACCAAGAGGCGCTGCAGCTGAAAAGCAGTCTGACAATGGTGTCTGGGGAGAGAGATGAGCTAAAGGAACAACTAAG ACAAACCATACAAGCCAATAAGACACTATCGGAAACTTTGCATAGCCTACGGAATTACATTGGCCAGCCGGTCAACGACAAAGGAGAGTTGGAAGATGTTGAG aggCTGACCAAAGAGAATTCAGCATTACAGAGAACCGCAGAGCTTTTGACTGTTAGATTTAACTCCATGAGTGAGATTGTCTCCCTCCAAGAAAATAAGATGCTGAAGGAG GCCTCAAAAGACCCACTGGTGACAAAACGACCTGATGGCCTCCATGCGCTTCACCTGTGGAGGAACAAGGTGTTCAAACTGAGCGTCCAGCTCCGCTTGAAGGACGTGGAGCTGCGACGCAAGAGAGAACAGCATTTCTCACAG CTCAAATTCATGGAGCAACAGCTTCAGGAGGAGCAGTATCGCACAACTCTCCTCCAGCGTAATCTCGACGCCAAGATAGCTGAGCTGGACCAGGAGAAAGTGGAAAAGGAG ACTTTGCGACATAACTTGGCACAGGCTTGCAAAGAGATCCAACAGCTGAAAGAATGTCGTCGAAGCAAAGAGGCGGAAATGAAAAGCACAACAGAGGCTGTGCACGG GTTTAGTCTTGCATTTCACCATCGCATGGCAAAAGTGGATGCCGCACAAGCAAAACTCAACACCCTTGGTCAGAGGTTGAATTTCGCCAGAGGCCGAGTAGAGACAGTCCAAG CTTTGTTCATGAGGAGAGTTGCTCTGCACAAAGTCCAGCAGGCCAGTAAACAGACAGAACAGGCTGCTGAGAG CATTAGACATTTGCAGACAGAACTTAGTTTGGAGTGCAAAGAGAACACCAAACTCAGGCATGAGCTCAAAAGAACCCCAAAGTTGATTGAAAAGGCATTGGCCGACATGAAAGAACAGT ATGAGAACAAGCTGGGACAGAAGCAGCAGGAGCTAGAGCAGATCTGCGTGGAGGTCCAGCATGTCATGTCTGGCAGAGAGGAGGTCCAGCAGAATCTGCAGCAGGTCTTGGACCAGTTAGAGGACAGCAAAGTGACGCAGGAGAAACTCCAGTGTGAACTGCTCAGCCAGAAGGAGCACAGCGAACAAG TCCTGGAGGCACGGATATTAGAGATCGAGAGCCGCTGTGCTGAAAAGCTGAGCGAGATGGAGGTCCAAGTTAATAAGGCTGAGAGAGAGCACACCAAAGCAG TTAAGACTTTAGCGCAGTTTGAGGTACTAAGGAGGGACAGAGAAAGCGAAGAGATCGAGCGGCACAGACGCCAACTGCAG GCTGTCGTGGCGCAGAGAGCGCCGAGCACTGACATTCCCAGAGCTTGCACCTCAGCTCTGCAAAATGTTGCAGGAACTCTTTCAGACAAGAGTGGCTTTACGACTGGAGAACAAGAAG TGAGATTCCGTACTCTTTTGAAGGATCTCCAGGTGCTCAGTGTTGCGGTGCTAAACAGCTCAGAGGACTCTGAAGAGGAGGAGCACAGCTGA